AAAAAAGAAATTGAAATAGAAGAAAAAGAGATTCTTCATAAAATAAAGAATGTATTAAGACTGAAAGTAAAGGATAAAATCTTATTGGGCGATGGAAATATGAACGAGGTAATAGTAGAAATTTCAAAAATAGAAAACAGAAAAATTTCGGGGAATATAGTAGAAAAAAGAAAAAATAATTTAGAACCTCAAAAAGAGGTTAATTTATTCTGCGCTCTTTTAAAAAAGGATAAATTCGAACTCCTTTGCCAAAAAGTAACTGAAATTGGTACCAGAAGAATTTTCCCAATCATTTCTAAAAGGTCGCTAAGATTAAATTTAAATTTTGAAAGATTAAAAAAAATTATTAAAGAAGCCTCGCAACAGTCATTTAGAGGATATCTCCCGGAATTGAACGAACCAATAGAATTCCAAGAAGCTATTTTAAAATGCAAAAAAGGAGATTTAAATTTAATTTTTGATAAAAATGGAAATAAAATTGATAATAAAATTTTCAAAGGAAAAAATAAAATTAATATTTTTATTGGACCAGTTGGCGGATGGGAAAAAGAAGAAATAGATTTTGCAAAAGAAAATGGCTTTTTAATTTTAAATTTAGGAAAGTTAAATTTAAGAGCTGAAACAGCTGCAATTATAGCTGCCTTTCTCTCTATTAATCTATAATAACCTTATACATTTTAATATTTTTATATTACAATGTTAAGAAGCTTATCTTCGATAAAAATGATTTTCTTAGGCTTATCTGTGTCTAAAAAGCGTCTTACGTTTGGATGTTCCTTTGCAATAGCAAAAGCCTCATCTTTATTAATCCCTTTCTTCACTTCTATTCTTCCACGGACTTTCCCATTTATCTGAACCACCAATATATACTTATCTTCAATTATACCTTTTGGATCAAAAGAAGGCCAATCCTCAAAGAAAACAGATTCTTTATCTCCAAATCTACAATACATCTCTTCTGAAATATAAGGAGCAATTGGAGACAATAGCAAAAAGAATCTTCTTAGAGCGTATTGAAATAAATCATCTTTCTTTTTGTAACTTAAAATGGTATTTAAGAACTCCATTAAAGCAGCAATAGCTGTATTGTAACTAAAATTTTCAATATCTTCCGTAACTTTCTTGGTGGTCTTTTCTGTCTCTTTATAAAGAAGTTCTTCTTTATCAGACTCACTTAATCTAATCTCTTTCTTGTTAAGATCTTTCACTCCGAGTTCATATAGCCTTGTTAGAAATCGGGTAGAACCTTTTATATCTTTTTCCTTCCAATCGATGTCACACTGAGGAGGACCAAAAAAGAACATTGCGACTCTTGCTGCATCTATTCCAACTCTGTCAATCAAAGCTTCAGGGTCTACCACATTACCTTTAGATTTTGACATGACTTCCCCTTTTTCATCTCGCACCATTCCTTGATTAAAAAGTCTTACAACAGGTTCATTCACAGGAGAATAACCAAGCTTATATAGAAACTTAGTAAAGAATCTCATATATATCAAATGTCCTGTCGCATGTTCTGCTCCCCCAATATAAAGATCAACAGGAAGCCATTTCTCAGCTTCCTTTTTATCGAAGATTTCTCTTTCGTTTCTTGGATCAAGATACCGAAAATGATACCACGCGGAATCTACAAAGGTGTCTGCTGTATCAGGATCCCTTTTCGCTTTCCCTCTACATTTAGGACATTCCACCTTGCCAAAACTTGGATGACTCGCTAAGGGCGAACGGGCCTTCGGAATAAAATCAACTTCCTCTGGAGGAGGCAAAAGAACAGGCAAATTCTCTTCCGGAACAGGCACTACTCCACATCTCTCACAATGAATCATCGGTATTGGAGCACCCCAATACCGTTGCCGAGAAATTAACCAATCCTTCAAGCGATAGTTCACAGATTTATATCCAAGTCCTTTACTCTCAAGATATTCTATTATTTTATTTGAAGCTTCAATAGAATTCATTCCGTTAAACATTTGAGAGTTGATTAGGGTTCCGGGATCAGTATAAGCTTTATCAGCAAGTGGAGTAGGTCCTTTTATCACTTCTTTTATTGGAAGGTTATATTTTCTTGCAAATTCAAAATCTCTTTGGTCATGGGCTGGAACGCACATAACAAGACCTGTTCCGTAGGAACCAAGAACAAAATCTGCAACAAAAACCGGTAATTTTTCTCCTGTTAAAGGATGAATTACCTTAACTCCTGTATCTACTCCAGTTTTTTCTCTATCTTCCCTTGTTCTTTCTATATTACTTAAAAGTAATGATTCTTTAATATATTTTTCAACCTCTTCATTTTTTTCAGCGATTTTTTCTGCAAGCTTACTTTCTGGAGATATACACATAAAGGTTACGCCGAAAATAGTATCAGGACGAGTTGTAAAAACTTTAAACTCTTCTCCATTTTCAAGATGAAACTTTATTTCTGCTCCTTCTTTCCTACCGATCCAATTTCTCTGCATTTCTTTTATATTCTCTGGCCAATGTTCCAATTTATCTATATCCCAATACAATTCTTCTGCATATTCAGTTATTTTTATAAACCATTGAGTCAGTTTCCTCTTCCCCACCTCAGAATGGCATCTCCAGCACTTTCCGCTTTCTACCTGCTCATTTGCAAGAACAGTCTTACACCCAGGGCACCAATTTACATAAGCTTCATCTCTATATAGTAACCCTTCTTTGTAAAGCTGAATAAGAAGCCATTGAGTCCATTTGTAGTATTGTGGATCTGAAGTCGCTATCTCTCTTTCCCAATCATAGCTAAGACCTATTTTTTTTATAGTTCTTTTTGCTGTTTCTATATTATCATAAGTCCACTTTTTTGGACTTATATTTCTTTTTATAGCTGCCTCTTCAGCAGGAAGCCCAAAAGCATCCCATCCAAAAGGATGTAAAAGATCTTTTTTCTTCATTTTTTCCCATCGCCATCTAAGGTCTCCGAAACAATAATTTCTAAAATGACCCATATGGATATTACCAGAAGTATAGGGCCACATCTCCATAATGTAATATTTGTTTTTAGGAAGCGTTGGAGTTTTAAAAAGCTCCAACTCTTCCCATTTCTTTCGCCATTTCTCCTCAATCTCTTTAAAAGGATACATAAAGGAAAGTAACTTTTTATTTTTTCTTTAAATTATCGATTTTCCTTTGTAATTCTAAGAGTTCCTTTCTTTTAGCTTCTATTCTACTTGAAAGATCAATCTCTTCTCTTCTTTTAGCAACTATTCTCTGCGTTAACTCAAGCTCTTCTTGTTTTTGAGCCTCTTTTTTCTTGGTTTCTCCTAATAATCTATCAAAAAGAAGTTCCTCTTCCTCTGAAACTTCTTCTAAAGATGCTTCTTCTACTTCCGTAGGAATAGAAATATTCTTTTTCTTCTCTTCAAGAAGTTCTATTTCTTTCTCCAAATCTTTTTGAACTTTTTGTTTTTTCGCTACTTCTTCTGTAAGTTCTACTTTTTTTACTTCTAATTCTTCTATTTCTTCTTTTAAGGCTTGTATTTTATTTTGGAGATCTGGGGACATCTTAAAAACAGTCGATTTCTGAGCACTAGAAACCACTTCAGCTGATCTACTTAATAAACTTCCAAACAAAAACAGAATAAAGAAAGAAACTCCTGAGAATGTTAAATATTTAGGTTGAAAAACAGACTTTATTTTATAATAAAGATTGGAAAGGGGTGTAACTTTTTCTCCTCTTTCCGGGATGTTTACTAATAGATGAAGAGTAGCTACCTTCCTACCTTCGTATTCAATTGGAAATGAATAATAATTCTCATCATTTTTATACCTTTCTTCTTTAATCCATTTACCATTCTTCAAATTATTTATATCCCATACCAAAGTTCCGTTTTCAGATAAGATGGTTAAATGGGCAATATTTCCCTTTTTGGTTACTCTTTCTACAAAATTTTTAATACCTATTTCATTCTTCTCCACCACATAACCTCTTGTAATATTTGAAGCTGAAAGAAGAGAACCATAATTTTCCCATCCAGCCGAGTAGAATCTTTGAGGTGTCGGTTTATTTTTAATAATAAGATATAAATTTCCAATAACTTCTTTTTCAGACTCGTCGCTAAAGATATTAATCTTCACTTTAGAGAGTGTATCTACAATCAAAAAATCTTCCTTAACGCCTTCATTCCATCCCTTATACTGAGTCCCTCGGACTTCTTTACTATTTGTCCAAAAAACTTTATTGTTTTTATCTACTATTATTATCTCAGGTTTATTAGGAATACGATCCATCGCCTTTTCCATAAACATAGAAACAAACAAATAATCCTCACTTAAAAAAGCTTCTCTTATATTTCTTTCTAAAACTTTTCCAAAAGAGATCCAGCTCTCAATAACATCTTTGTATTCTAAACGAACTTTTGCCTTCTGAAAAGAGCCAATTTTTTCTGGATGACTTAAATTAATAGAAGTTAAAGAAAGAATGAAACCTAATAAACCTAAAATTAGTCCTTTTTTAATCATTTTTGATTAGGGGTAAAATGGTAAAAATAGTAAGCAACTGCTCCAACAACACCTAAGAACTTTGTAAAATCCCATACCTTAGAAGAGAAAGATTGGGGAACAAAGACCAAATCACCTGATTCGAGAATTGGGGGATTCTTTCTCTTACCACTTAAATAACCACTTACATCAAAAAAAGAAATCTCTTTTTCACCTATTGCTCTAACCAACTTAACCTTTGAGAGATCGGATCTTGGGGTAGGCCCCCCTGCAAAAGAAATTGCTTCTACGAGGTTTGTAGAAGGAGTTACATAATAAATTCCAGGTTCCTTAACTTCTCCCCATACTTGAACTTTTAAGTAACTCCCTTCTATAGGAAACTGCATTTGTGGTATACTTAAAATTAGTAATCCAAATAAAATTATCATTTTTTATTAATATAATTTCATTTTTTTTGATTGTCAAGGTTTTATCTTTCATCCTTAGAACAGATCATTTCAATCTCTGAAATTTTAATAAGAAGAAACTTCTCGTCTTTTACTTCTCCATTTTGAAACTTTACCACTGCATCTGTCATAGGTAAAAATCCAGATTGTCTGGATAAAGCTTGAAGCGCATCTGTTAACCTTGCATTAACAGGAATATGAACATTACCCCTTATTATATAACGAGAAGTATATAATTCTACATGTTTTTTTTCTTTTTCTACTTTCATTGCCATTTTTCTTCCTCCTTTATTAATTTATTTAACTCAGAAAGAAAAACTTCTACAATTTTCTCCCCTTTTACTACAGCTAATTTTTTTCCTTTTTTGAATATCACAGCTGCGTTTTTACCTCCAGCAATTCCTATATCCGCTTCTTTTGCTTCTCCAGGACCATTCACAGAACAACCCATTATAGCAATAGTTATAGGAAGGTGAATCCTTTTCACTTTTTCTTCCACTTCTTTCACTACATTTTCAATATCAAATTGCAGTCTTCCGCAGGTTGGACAAGAAATTATCCTTGGCCCAAAATTTCTTAAGCCAAGAGCAGAAAGAATATACTGGGCTATTCTTACTTCTCTTAATGGATCCCCTGTAAGAGAAACGCGAATTGTATCTCCTATTCCCTCTTTCAATAAAAATCCAATTCCAATTGCGGAATAAACCTCTCCCCTACCTCCAGAAGGACCTGCTTCTGTAACACCAATATGGACAGGATAGTCTCTCTTTTCAGAAAAAATCTGATTCGCAAGAACAGTGGTTTTTATATCAGAAGATTTAATTGAAACTACAATGGAATCAAAATTTAAATCTTCAAGTATTCTTACTTCATCCATAACAGATTCAAAAAGAGCTTCTGGTGTAATACCATTAAATTTCTTAATATACTCTTTTTTTACAGAACCAGCATTCGCTCCCACTCTTATAGGAATCCCTCTTTCTTTGCAACTCTTAACAATCTCTTTTACTTTCCATTTTGTGCCTATATTCCCAGGATTAATCCTTATTTTATCAACACCTTGTTTAACAGCTTCAATCGCAAGAAGATAATCATAATGAATATCCGCTATTAAAGGAATCCCTATCCTTTTTTTTATTTCTCCTAATTTACCCGCAGCTTCTTTATCAGGAACAGCTACTCTTACAAGCTCGCAACCTTCCTCTTCCAACCTTTTTATCTCACTTACTGTATCTTCGACATTATGTGTATCTGTTTTAGTCATTGATTGGATAGCAATGGGTTTCCCCCCACCTATTTCTATAGAACCTATTTTAACGCTCTTAGTTTTCTTTCTGTTTTTCAATTTCTCTAATTATATCCTTTTTCAATTTTTCGGAATCATCATAAATTTTTACTCCAGGAAGACTCTTAATAAAAGTAATCTGTCTATTTGCATATTCTTTTGTTTCCTTTATAACCTTCCTTATAATCTCTTCTAAATTTTTATTGTTTCCATTTAAAATATACTCAGCAACTTCTTTATATCCAAGTGAAGTAAAAGAATAAAAATTAGGACTATATCCTTTTTTAAGCAATCTTCTAACCTCTTCAACAAATCCTTCTTTAAACATCATTCTTACCCTCTTCTCAATTCTTCCCTTCAACTCTTTTTTAGATGGAAGAATAGAAAATAGACAAAGAGGAATTCTGTTTTGATTACCCTTTTTCCATAGTTGAGTAAGCGTAAAGCCACTCGCTCTATAAACTTCTATTGCTCTTGCTATTCTCTGTTTATCATTTGGATGAATTCTTCTTGCTGAATCAGGATCTATTTTTTGTAACTCTTCATACATTTTTAAAG
This window of the candidate division WOR-3 bacterium genome carries:
- a CDS encoding RsmE family RNA methyltransferase; this translates as MRLNYFIGQFDFSKKEIEIEEKEILHKIKNVLRLKVKDKILLGDGNMNEVIVEISKIENRKISGNIVEKRKNNLEPQKEVNLFCALLKKDKFELLCQKVTEIGTRRIFPIISKRSLRLNLNFERLKKIIKEASQQSFRGYLPELNEPIEFQEAILKCKKGDLNLIFDKNGNKIDNKIFKGKNKINIFIGPVGGWEKEEIDFAKENGFLILNLGKLNLRAETAAIIAAFLSINL
- the leuS gene encoding leucine--tRNA ligase; this encodes MYPFKEIEEKWRKKWEELELFKTPTLPKNKYYIMEMWPYTSGNIHMGHFRNYCFGDLRWRWEKMKKKDLLHPFGWDAFGLPAEEAAIKRNISPKKWTYDNIETAKRTIKKIGLSYDWEREIATSDPQYYKWTQWLLIQLYKEGLLYRDEAYVNWCPGCKTVLANEQVESGKCWRCHSEVGKRKLTQWFIKITEYAEELYWDIDKLEHWPENIKEMQRNWIGRKEGAEIKFHLENGEEFKVFTTRPDTIFGVTFMCISPESKLAEKIAEKNEEVEKYIKESLLLSNIERTREDREKTGVDTGVKVIHPLTGEKLPVFVADFVLGSYGTGLVMCVPAHDQRDFEFARKYNLPIKEVIKGPTPLADKAYTDPGTLINSQMFNGMNSIEASNKIIEYLESKGLGYKSVNYRLKDWLISRQRYWGAPIPMIHCERCGVVPVPEENLPVLLPPPEEVDFIPKARSPLASHPSFGKVECPKCRGKAKRDPDTADTFVDSAWYHFRYLDPRNEREIFDKKEAEKWLPVDLYIGGAEHATGHLIYMRFFTKFLYKLGYSPVNEPVVRLFNQGMVRDEKGEVMSKSKGNVVDPEALIDRVGIDAARVAMFFFGPPQCDIDWKEKDIKGSTRFLTRLYELGVKDLNKKEIRLSESDKEELLYKETEKTTKKVTEDIENFSYNTAIAALMEFLNTILSYKKKDDLFQYALRRFFLLLSPIAPYISEEMYCRFGDKESVFFEDWPSFDPKGIIEDKYILVVQINGKVRGRIEVKKGINKDEAFAIAKEHPNVRRFLDTDKPKKIIFIEDKLLNIVI
- a CDS encoding SLBB domain-containing protein; this encodes MIILFGLLILSIPQMQFPIEGSYLKVQVWGEVKEPGIYYVTPSTNLVEAISFAGGPTPRSDLSKVKLVRAIGEKEISFFDVSGYLSGKRKNPPILESGDLVFVPQSFSSKVWDFTKFLGVVGAVAYYFYHFTPNQK
- the ispG gene encoding flavodoxin-dependent (E)-4-hydroxy-3-methylbut-2-enyl-diphosphate synthase, with the translated sequence MKNRKKTKSVKIGSIEIGGGKPIAIQSMTKTDTHNVEDTVSEIKRLEEEGCELVRVAVPDKEAAGKLGEIKKRIGIPLIADIHYDYLLAIEAVKQGVDKIRINPGNIGTKWKVKEIVKSCKERGIPIRVGANAGSVKKEYIKKFNGITPEALFESVMDEVRILEDLNFDSIVVSIKSSDIKTTVLANQIFSEKRDYPVHIGVTEAGPSGGRGEVYSAIGIGFLLKEGIGDTIRVSLTGDPLREVRIAQYILSALGLRNFGPRIISCPTCGRLQFDIENVVKEVEEKVKRIHLPITIAIMGCSVNGPGEAKEADIGIAGGKNAAVIFKKGKKLAVVKGEKIVEVFLSELNKLIKEEEKWQ
- the miaA gene encoding tRNA (adenosine(37)-N6)-dimethylallyltransferase MiaA; the protein is MKKEVITLIGPTASGKTSICLELGKEFPIEVISADSRQIYKEMDIGTGKVSEEERKIVPHHLIDIKNPDEIYSVYEFLCDCRKKIEEIRKRKKVPIICGGTIFYIKGMLNGMFPEPLIPYEVRKGVREEIEKKGTLKMYEELQKIDPDSARRIHPNDKQRIARAIEVYRASGFTLTQLWKKGNQNRIPLCLFSILPSKKELKGRIEKRVRMMFKEGFVEEVRRLLKKGYSPNFYSFTSLGYKEVAEYILNGNNKNLEEIIRKVIKETKEYANRQITFIKSLPGVKIYDDSEKLKKDIIREIEKQKEN